A section of the Hippea sp. KM1 genome encodes:
- a CDS encoding 6-phosphofructokinase translates to MRVAIFTSGGDAAGMNPALKAFVELSIQKGWEPYFIYDGLEGLIDGRIKKATYRDVGGILHKGGTIIRSSRSKRFYDYGFRKKAFENLKAANIERLIVLGGDGSFRAMDVFYNEFGINFAGIPVTIDNDIYGTDYCLGVDTALNVIRTLLDNIRDTASSFGRAFVVETMGRECGYLALVSAITSGAEICVIPEMEVDFPSIKKRLSEQIKAGRGYVLAVVAEGASKTQEVADFLKNELGMETRITTFGHVQRGGNPTVFDRLMAYKFVEFALENLNSDIHHMVGFKDESFYLLSIDDVVSHKYTINPFLLQLGERMTR, encoded by the coding sequence TATCCATACAGAAGGGTTGGGAGCCGTATTTTATCTATGACGGGCTTGAGGGCTTGATCGATGGAAGGATAAAGAAGGCGACATACAGGGATGTTGGCGGCATCCTCCACAAAGGCGGCACGATTATCAGGTCTTCCAGGTCAAAGAGGTTTTACGATTACGGCTTTAGAAAGAAGGCCTTTGAGAATCTCAAGGCGGCCAACATAGAGAGGCTTATCGTGCTTGGTGGTGATGGCTCGTTCAGGGCTATGGATGTTTTTTATAACGAGTTTGGCATAAACTTTGCCGGCATACCCGTCACCATCGATAACGACATATACGGAACCGATTACTGTTTGGGCGTTGATACGGCCTTGAATGTTATAAGGACGCTTCTTGACAACATAAGGGATACTGCATCCTCGTTTGGCAGGGCATTTGTGGTTGAGACGATGGGCAGGGAGTGCGGTTATCTGGCCCTGGTGAGTGCCATTACAAGCGGAGCCGAGATCTGCGTAATACCCGAGATGGAGGTGGATTTCCCATCGATAAAGAAAAGGTTATCTGAACAGATAAAAGCCGGCAGGGGCTATGTGTTGGCCGTTGTTGCCGAAGGTGCTTCTAAAACGCAGGAGGTTGCTGATTTTTTAAAGAACGAGCTTGGAATGGAGACAAGGATAACAACATTTGGCCATGTGCAGAGGGGTGGAAATCCGACGGTCTTTGATAGATTGATGGCCTATAAGTTTGTTGAGTTTGCTTTGGAGAACCTAAACAGCGATATACACCACATGGTCGGCTTTAAGGATGAGTCGTTTTACCTGTTATCTATCGATGATGTGGTGTCTCATAAATACACAATAAACCCATTCTTACTGCAGTTGGGCGAAAGGATGACCCGGTAA